A region of Pasteurellaceae bacterium Orientalotternb1 DNA encodes the following proteins:
- a CDS encoding UDP-N-acetylglucosamine 1-carboxyvinyltransferase yields the protein MEKFRVHGPFTLSGSVDISGAKNAALPILFAAILAEDPVVLTNVPRLKDVDTTFKILRKLGVVVERDEQGTVHIDASKIDHYIAPYELVKTMRASIWALAPLVSRFHQGQVSLPGGCTIGARPVDMHIAGLEKMGATIVLDEGYVKAEVNGRLNGARVLMDKVSVGATLSVMMAATLAKGTTIIENAAREPEVVDTAVFLNKMGAKISGAGSDMITIEGVARLGGCEHHIVPDRIETGTFLVAAAVSGGRITCRGTKADTLDAVIEKLREAGMQVDVTENTITLDSLGNRPKAVNIRTMPHPGFPTDMQAQFTLLNAVASGTSKITETIFENRFMHIPELIRMGAKAEIEGNTAICYGVETLSGAEVMATDLRASISLVLAGCIANGETIVDRIYHIDRGYENIETKLQKLGARIERFNAPFTE from the coding sequence ATGGAAAAATTTCGTGTTCACGGGCCTTTCACGTTAAGCGGTTCGGTGGATATTTCAGGGGCGAAAAATGCGGCACTGCCGATTTTATTTGCGGCCATTTTAGCCGAAGATCCCGTTGTGCTTACCAATGTGCCTCGTTTAAAAGATGTAGATACGACCTTTAAAATTTTGCGTAAATTGGGGGTTGTTGTCGAGCGTGATGAGCAGGGGACTGTACACATTGATGCAAGCAAAATCGATCACTATATAGCCCCCTATGAATTAGTTAAGACCATGCGTGCTTCAATTTGGGCACTTGCCCCTTTAGTGAGCCGTTTCCATCAGGGGCAAGTTTCTTTGCCAGGGGGGTGCACGATTGGAGCACGTCCCGTAGATATGCACATCGCAGGCTTGGAAAAAATGGGAGCCACGATCGTGCTTGACGAGGGGTATGTGAAAGCCGAGGTGAATGGGCGTTTAAATGGGGCTCGTGTTTTGATGGATAAAGTCAGCGTAGGAGCCACTTTGTCAGTTATGATGGCCGCAACCCTTGCTAAAGGCACCACGATTATTGAAAACGCCGCACGAGAGCCAGAAGTGGTGGATACAGCCGTATTCTTAAACAAAATGGGAGCCAAAATCAGTGGTGCGGGTTCAGATATGATTACCATCGAAGGTGTGGCTCGTTTGGGCGGCTGTGAACATCATATCGTGCCAGACCGTATTGAAACAGGTACATTCTTGGTCGCTGCCGCAGTATCAGGGGGACGTATTACCTGTCGTGGTACCAAAGCCGATACGCTTGATGCGGTAATTGAGAAATTGCGTGAAGCAGGTATGCAAGTTGATGTCACGGAGAATACGATTACATTGGATTCATTAGGCAATCGTCCTAAAGCGGTGAATATTCGTACGATGCCTCACCCTGGTTTTCCAACGGATATGCAAGCACAATTCACGTTGCTTAATGCCGTGGCAAGTGGTACGAGCAAAATCACTGAAACCATTTTTGAAAACCGTTTTATGCACATTCCAGAGCTGATTCGAATGGGAGCGAAAGCGGAAATTGAAGGTAACACTGCCATTTGCTACGGTGTGGAAACGCTTTCAGGTGCCGAAGTGATGGCGACAGACTTGCGAGCTTCAATCAGTTTAGTATTAGCAGGCTGTATTGCGAATGGGGAAACCATTGTCGATCGTATTTATCATATTGATCGTGGTTATGAAAACATTGAAACAAAACTACAAAAATTAGGTGCAAGAATCGAACGGTTTAATGCCCCTTTCACAGAATAA
- a CDS encoding BolA family transcriptional regulator produces the protein MEPKQIEDILKNALELDEVHVQGDGSHYGVIAVSDVFATLSKVKQQQMIYAPLTEFFATNAIHALTIKTFTTEQWKRERLLNMAS, from the coding sequence ATGGAACCAAAACAAATCGAAGACATTTTAAAAAATGCATTAGAGCTAGATGAAGTACACGTTCAAGGCGACGGTTCACACTATGGTGTGATTGCGGTTAGCGATGTGTTTGCAACACTCTCTAAAGTCAAGCAACAACAGATGATTTATGCTCCGCTAACAGAATTTTTTGCCACTAATGCAATTCACGCTTTGACCATCAAAACGTTTACTACCGAGCAATGGAAAAGAGAGCGTCTGTTGAATATGGCGAGTTAG